The Leucothrix mucor DSM 2157 DNA window ACGATAATGCTTTAATATAAGCCCCCAATTTAGAATTTCAATAGAGAGCACACATGAGTTATCACGTTTACGGCATTGGCAACGCGCTGGTTGATATGGAATATGAAGTCACCGAGGACTTTCTTCAACAGCAAAGCATCGAAAAAGGCTTAATGACGTTAATTGATGAAGACCAGCAACAACAACTGCTGGGCGCCATGACAGAAACGTTCGGAATTAAAAAACGGACTGGCGGAGGCTCTGCAGCTAACAGCATCGTAGCGATCAGCCAACTGGGCGGCAAAGGCTTCTACGCCTGCAAAGTCGCTGATGATGAGTCTGGTGAGTTCTATATGAATGACCTTCACGCGGCAGGCGTGACAACTCGCTTGGACCAGGTAAAGCATGAAGGCGTAACGGGCAAGTGCATGGTCATGGTTACCCCGGATGCCGAGCGCACCATGAATACCTTCTTGGGTATCACAACAGACTTCTCGGTAAACGAGCTGCACTTTGATGACCTCAAGCAAGCTGAGTACATCTATATCGAAGGCTACTTGGTTACTTCTGACGTTTCTCGCAATGCGGTACTAGAAGCACGTAAGGTCGCTGCGGAAAATAATGTTAAAACGGCAATGACGTTCTCCGACCCTTCAATGGTGACTTATTTCCGCGATGGCGTTAAAGAAATCATCGGCGATGGCGTTGATATCTTATTCAGCAATGAAGAAGAAGCACTGACCTTTACTGGCAAAGATGATCTGGAAGCAGCAATCACTGAACTGACTGGCTTATGCGAAACGTTAGTGCTCACTAAAGGCGCCAATGGTGCGGAAATCATCTCCGCAAATGGCAGAACACAAGTTGCTGCGGTTAAAACCACTGCGATTGATACCAACGGCGCTGGCGACATGTTCGCAGGAGCATTCCTGTATGGCATCACGCACGGCTTTAGTGATGCAGCGGCTGGTGAATTAGCCAGCGAAGCAGCGTCTATTATCGTGTCCCGCTTTGGCGCACGGATGGAAGCTGAAGAACAACAAGCCCTTATCAAAAAATACTGCTGATCGACCCCGGATATTGAATTATGACTCGTAAAATTCTTGTTACCAGCGCCCTTCCCTATGCTAATGGCCCGATTCACATCGGCCACATGGTGGAATATATCCAAACGGATATCTGGGCTCGCTTTCAACGCCAACGTGGCAATAGCTGTTACTACGTCTGCGCCGACGATGCGCATGGTACACCCATCATGCTACGCGCTCAGCAACAAGGCATTGAGCCGCAAGCACTGATTGATGAAATGAATCAGGAGCACCAAGCTGACTTTGCGGGCTTCAATATCCATTTCGACAACTACCACAGCACGCACTCGGAAGAAAACCGGGTGTTGGCTGAGGGCATTTATCTGGCCGCCAGAGACAAAGGCCATATTGATACTCGCACCATCAAGCAAGCTTATGACCCAGAAGCTGAAATGTTCCTACCGGACCGCTTCATCAAAGGTGACTGCCCTAAGTGCGGCTCATCTGACCAGTACGGCGACAACTGTGAAGTGTGTGGAGCAACCTATTCCACAACGGACCTGAAAAATGCCTACTCAGTAGTAACTGGCGCTGCACCTATCGAAAAGGATAGCGAACATTATTTCTTCAAATTAGGCGATTTCACTGAGTTTTTAGCTAAATGGCTAGACAGCGGCTCGGTACAAAAAGAAGTCGTTAATAAGATGAATGAATGGGTCAGTGATGGCTTAACAGATTGGGATATTTCCCGTGATGCGCCCTACTGGGGCTTCAAAATCCCAGACACAGATAATAAGTATTTTTATGTCTGGCTGGATGCACCGGTTGGCTATTTAGCATCCTTTAAGAACCTATGTGACCGTACTGGTGAAAGCTTTGACGACTACTGGGCGAAAGACTCGACTGCTGAGGTGTATCACTTCATTGGTAAAGATATTGCTTATTTTCACACCCTATTCTGGCCGGCGCAGCTGGAAGTAGCTGGCTACCGCCTTCCGACCGGCGTTCACTGCCACGGCTTCCTGAAAGTCAATGGCGAGAAAATGTCAAAATCTCGCGGCACATTTATTCAGGCACGCGTATTCCTGAATCACTTGCCAGCGGAACAGTTGCGTTATTACTTCGCTTCCAAGCTAAGCAACACCATTGAAGACATCGACCTGAACTTAGAAGATTTTATGCGCCGCGCAAATAGTGATTTGGTGGGTAAGGTAGTCAATATTGCTTCCCGCTGTGCTGGCTTCGTGCATAAGAACTTTGATGGCAAGCTATCGGCGGAATTACCTGATCCAGCGCTATATGCTCAGTTCGCTAGTGCTAGTGAAGAAATTGCTGAAGCCTATGAAAGCCGCCAATACAGCCGCGCAATGCGTCAAGTCATGGCTTTGGCTGATTTAGCAAACCAGTACATTGATGAGAATAAGCCTTGGGTACTAATCAAAGATCCTGAGACCAAAGATCAGGTTCAAGGCGTTTGTACGCAGGGCATCAACATGTTCCGCGCGCTGCTGACTTACCTGAAACCAATCTTGCCAGAGCTTACTGAGAACGCTGAAGTGTTTTTGAATGCAGGCGAGCTGAACTGGGATTCTGTGCAAACTCCATTATTGGATCATCCACTAGCCCCATTCAAGCCGTTGATGACTCGTATTGAGCAGACACAAATTGATGCGATGCTGGAAGAAAACAAACAAGTATTGCTAGCTATGCAAGAAGCGGCGAACAAACCTGCACTGAGTGAGCATTTGGTGAATGATCCGATTAAGCCAGAGATCACTTATGAAGATTTCGACAAGATCGATCTGCGGATCGCTAAAATCGAAAATGCGGAAGCTGTGAAAGGCGCTGATAAGTTATTGTGTTTAACGTTGGATATTGGCGGCGAAAAGCGCCAAGTGTTTGCTGGAATCAAATCTGCTTACAACCCAGAAGACCTGATTGGCAAGTTGACTGTAATGGTGGCTAACTTGGCACCACGCAAAATGCGCTTTGGCATGTCTGAAGGCATGGTGCTGGCAGCAGGATCTGGAGGCAGTGACTTGTTTGTACTGCATCCTGATCAAGGTGCTGAGCCTGGTATGCGCGCGAAGTAAGCAACAGATAAATCGTCGGTCACTTTGATCGTGACCGACGATTTTTAGAGATAACCTTAAACCGTGCCAAATCCTGAGCAAAGGTCACTTCGATTTTACTCCGCTCGATCAGATTCTCGGTGATGGCCTGCTGATAGACATGCAAGTTATCTAAGATGTCTTCAATGCGCATACCAATCCTATTCTTGTCATTTGGATTCACCGTCCGCTCGTGTCGAGCCTCTATCTCCTCCAAAGTCTCAGAAAGCTTCTTGTGGCGTGCTTTCAGAATTTGAATGCTGCCATCAGTCATTTCAAGCTTACTGTTATAGACATTAATCAGCTCTTCTTCAGTGCTGAACATAGAAAGCAGCTGAGTATCCCGCATTTCCTGCAAATCTTCTTCTTGCTTTTGCGCCTTCATTTTTTCCATCAGCGCACGCTCTTCCTCAATCGCTTCTAACTGAGTCCGACGTGCTTCGGCGGATGCAACCCGCTCTTTCATTGTGCCATTTTTATTGAGCTTTACATGGCCAGACTGAGCCATTTCCGGTGGGATCTTATCCGAGTAATGCACTTTACCACTCGCATCTTCCCAACGGTACAGAGCAGCCTGCGATGACAGACTGGATATCAGCAATAAAAATGTAAGTGTATAAGTGATTTTCATTATTATTATTTTATTGTTGAGGCCTCAACAAACCGCTTAACGACTCTGTTTGGCCAGCTTATCAAATCGAATCAAGTTTTCCCGGTATTCGCTAGAGATTACATCACGTTCAGCGCGATTCTCAGTAGCGGCTTTGCGATAATCTGCCAAGCTTCCCTGAGCATTTGTCACTTGCATCAGCAAGTTGTCACGCGTTAACTGATCTTTGGTTGATTTATACTGACGCTTGAGGCTAAGCACTTTTTGAGTCAGGCTTTCATCACGCGCTGACAAAATCCCAAAACTTTGATCGATTAAGGATAATTTCTTATTATAAGCAGAGACAAGCTCGTCACGGCTGGCATAAGTCGCCATTAGCTGCTCATCTTTTTTACGCTGCACTTCTTCTAAAGCCTGAGCTTCAGTCATTTCAGCATGTGCCTCACGCTTTTCCAGCTCTTCTGCGTGCTTTTTACGTAAATCTTCCGCTGAACTCACCTGCTCCGAAGTCAGGCCATTATTGCTTAACGAGGTATGCCCTTTCTGAGCCATTGCGGGAGGAACTTTATCCGAGAAATGTACTTTACCTGCCTCATCAACCCAGCGGTACATACTGGCTTGTGCGGCACTAGAACCTAAGAGAAGGCACAAAGCGATAAGCTTAATTGAAGTCATGATAATCAGGGGTATAATTGTTAGTATTACTAGTCATACTATCATAAGGATTGAGACGGCCATGCGGTTTCCGACGAAAGCATGAGCTGCACCCACTACGCCTATGTCAACACAGTTTAAGCTCCACACAAGCTATCAACCAGCCGGTGACCAACCAACAGCTATTGCCTCATTAGTCGAGGGCCTGAATGATGGCTTGCTGCATCAAACACTGCTAGGCGTAACGGGCTCGGGAAAGACTTTTACCATCGCCAATATTATCGAGCAGACTCAGCGCCCGACCATCTTAATGGCCCACAACAAAACGCTGGCCGCTCAGCTATATGGCGAGATGAAAGAGTTTTTCCCTAATAACTCAGTGGAATATTTCGTCTCTTACTATGACTATTACCAGCCAGAGGCCTATGTACCCGCCTCCGGTGTTTATATCGAAAAAGATGCCTCGATTAATGATCATATCGAGCAAATGCGTTTATCAGCCACCAAGGCCCTTATTGAGCGCAAGGACGTTATTATCGTCGCCACCGTATCGGCGATCTATGGCTTGGGTAATCCGGAATCCTATCTAAAGATGATGCTGCACTTGGATCGTGGTGAACATATCGACCAGCGCAGCGTGTTACGACGATTAGCTGAACTCCAATACACTCGTAATGACCTTGAATTATCGCGCGGTACTTACCGGGTGCGTGGTGAGGTGATCGACGTGCATCCGGCGGATTCTGAAATCGAAGCGGTGCGCATTGAATTGTTTGATGATGAAATTGAGCAACTGAGCTATTTCGACCCGTTAACTGGTGAAGTATTGCGAAAAGTACCCCGCTTAACCATCTACCCGAAAACACACTACGTAACCCCCCGCGATACCTTGCTGGAAGCTGTTGAGAAAATTCGAGATGAATTACGCGAGCGTCTCGAAGTACTAAATACGAATGGTCGTTTGGTGGAAGCCCAACGCCTGCAAGAGCGTACGCTATACGACATTGAAATGATTATGGAAGTTGGCTATTGCTCTGGTATCGAGAACTATTCGCGCTATCTATCCGGAAGACCTGCAGGGGCAGCACCACCGTGTTTATTTGACTACCTTCCACCACACTCCTTAGTTGTTATTGATGAGTCGCATGCCACGGTGCCACAAATCGGGGCTATGTATAAAGGTGACCGCTCGCGTAAAAACAATTTGGTCGAATATGGCTTCAGACTTCCTTCAGCACTTGATAATCGCCCGCTACGCTTTGATGAGTTTGAACGCATTATTCCACAAACCATTCATGTCTCCGCCACACCCGGAGAATATGAAAAGCAACACTCAGATAATGTAGCCGAACAGGTGGTGCGCCCAACGGGATTGATTGACCCAACCGTAGAAATCCGCCCGGTTGCCTCGCAAGTTGATGATGTGATGTCAGAAATCAATATTCGGGCTGCCAAGAACGAGCGGGTATTGATCACTACGCTAACCAAGCGAATGGCAGAAGATCTCACAGACTATCTGATGGAGCATGGCATTAAAGTCCGTTATCTGCACTCCGACATTGATACGGTGGAGCGCGTTGAAATTATCCGAGATTTACGACTGGGTGAGTTTGATGCCCTAGTCGGCATCAACTTATTACGTGAAGGCTTGGATATGCCAGAAGTTAGCTTGGTGGCGATTCTGGATGCCGACAAAGAAGGCTTCCTGCGCTCTGAGCGATCTTTAATCCAAACCATTGGACGAGCCGCGCGTAATATTGAAGGTCGGGCCATTCTATACGCCGATCGCACTACCCGCTCTATGCAAGCCGCACTAGATGAAACCGAGCGCCGTCGTTCTAAGCAGCTAATACACAATAAGCTTAATAATATTACGCCGAAAACCATCGTTAAACGCATTGCTGACATTATGGAAGGCGCTTACAGCCAAGGCCGCTCAACCAAACGTGGACAGCAGCCTCGCAAAGTCGCCGAAGATACCACAGAGTACAAATCACTCACCCCAGACAAGGCGCTTAAGCTGGTTGCTCAGCTAGAAAAGAAGATGTTTGAGCATGCTAAAAATCTGGAATTTGAGGAAGCGGCGAATACTCGTGATGAGATCACCAAGCTCAAGGAGCAAGCGCTAATGTAATACCAGACTAGCGGTGACTCCGCTGGTCGACTGTTTATTTACAGACTCCAAAGGTAGTGGCTACTATTTAATCTCTGGTAAAATCCAGTGCTGGTAAACTGGTAATCAAAAATAAAAAGAACCCCTACAAATTGGAATCCCCGACTATGAAAACTATTAATAAAATCGGTTTAGTCACTGTATTATTCTCTGCGGTTGCAGCTATGCCTGCCCATGCTGAATTCATCGATAACGCGTCTACTAACGGCGGCGAGTTTTTTGAAGATGTATTCTTCGGTGGCGCATTTGGCCAATCTGAAGCAGACGGTTTCTGTGGCACGGCTGAAAGCTGTAATGGCGAAGACACTTCCTGGAAAGTCTACGGTGGCTACAAAATCAATTCAATGCTGGATGCTGAAGTCACGTATCACAGCCTTGGCGATATCAATCGCACAACGTCTGAGTCCACTGAAACAGCTGAAATGTCTGCCCTATCCCTGAGCGGCGTTGGTAAATATCAAATCAATGACTCCGTTGAAGCGCTAGGTAAAGTCGGTATTGCTAGTTGGAGCAGCGACAATTCCGATGGCGATGACAGCGGTTTTGGCATGAGCTATGGCTTCGGCGCTAAAGTCGCGCTAAACGAAAACATGAAAATTCGTGCCGAGTGGGAAAACATCACCGGCGTTACTACCAGCGATGGTCGTGATAGCGATGTGACTACTATGAGTCTGGGTATTGAGATGCAAACCTTCTAAACCCAACTCAACATAAAATGCACAGAGGCAGCCCAAGTGGCTGCCTTTTTTGTTTTCAGCGATGCAATAAACGTCGATTTCGAGTACATTAGCCGTTTCTCAAATATCATCACGGATTTGCCATGGCACGACAAAGCGACAGTATCTCCCCATCCATTCTTTCTGCGGACTTTGCACGACTGGGCGAGGAAGTTGATAACGTACTGCGATCCGGTGCGGATATGGTGCATTTTGATGTAATGGACAACCATTACGTGCCTAACCTGACCATTGGCCCCTTGGTTTGTGAGGCTTTACGCAAGCATGGCGTTACTGCAGACATTGATGTGCATTTAATGGTAAAGCCCGTTGACCGGATTATCCCTGATTTTGCTAATGCGGGTGCCAGCTACATCTCCTTCCACCCTGAAAGCTCCGAGCACATCGACCGCAGCCTGCAACTGATCAAAGATCATGGCTGTAAAGCAGGTTTAGTATTCAATCCGGCTACCTCCCTCGATGTGCTGGAATATGTGATGGATAAAGTTGACCTAATCCTTTTAATGTCAGTTAACCCTGGCTTTGGCGGTCAATCATTTATCCCCTCCACTCTGGTCAAACTGGCACAAGCCAGAAAGCTGATTGATGACTCTGGTTATGATATTCGTTTGGAAGTCGATGGTGGCGTTAAAGCCAACAATATTGCTGAAATTAAAGCAGCAGGTGCGGACACGTTTGTGGCTGGCTCAGCTATTTTCGGCGCGGCCAATAAAGACGATCCGAACCACTACGACTCTATTTGCAAAGCCTTCCGCGAGCAACTGGCACTAGCCAAAATCTGAACTGCTTGATACGTGACATAATGATTGGGAAACGTTAGACTCATGACATACAACAGGAAACCCATAACATGAGATTAAATCTGTACAAACATTGGCGATGGTGAAGCTTCTTTTAGATTAGCTTTTTTACCTATTTAATTGCTTCAACAGGTTTATATTCATGAAAAGAGAGACTTTTCAGTCCTACATCGCGCAGGGCTTTAATCGCATTCCATTAATCCGTGAAGTTCTGGCGGATTTGGACACCCCACTAAGCACCTATCTCAAGCTAGCAGATGGCCAATACAGCTATTTGTTTGAATCTGTTCAGGGCGGTGAAAAATGGGGTCGTTATTCCATTATCGGCTTACCCACTCAAAAGACGATCCATATTCGCGACCATCAGGTTGAAATTCGCCTGAATGACACCGTCAGCGAGCAGTTTGAAGTTGCCGACCCTCTGGATTGGATTGAGACCCTGCAAGCCGAATTCAAAGTCCCTGAAGTACCTGAGCTGCCTCGCTTTACTGGCGGCTTAGTGGGTTACTTTGGCTATGAAACTATTGGCTATATCGAGCCTAAACTTGCAGATCTGAAAAAAGCCGACACAATTGACACACCCGATATCCTACTTATGGTATCTGAAGAAGTGGTGGTATTTGATAACCTTGGCGGCAAACTCTATCTGGTTGTACATGCGGATGCCGATGGCTATGACACTGCCCAAGCACGCCTACAAGCGCTGCATGAAAAATTACGTGAGCCACTAAGCTATCCACTGGATCATATTCCGGATGAAGTGGCGACCAAAGAGTCTGACTTTATTTCTTCATTCCCGGAAGAGGACTTTAAACAAGCAGTGAGCGATGCACGCGAATACATTTGCGAAGGCGATGTCATGCAGGTGGTCATTTCTCAACGCCTGACGATTCCGTTTACCGCATCACCACTCGACTTATATCGTACGCTACGTAGCCTGAATCCTTCCCCATACATGTACTTCCTGCAACTGGGCGATTTCCAGATTGTTGGCTCGTCACCGGAAATTCTGGTTCGACTGGAAGATGAAGAAGTCACCGTGCGTCCAATTGCCGGAACTCGCCGCCGTGGCGCTGATGAAGCACACGACAAGCGCCTTGAAGAAGAGCTACTAAGCGATCCAAAG harbors:
- a CDS encoding adenosine kinase, with the translated sequence MSYHVYGIGNALVDMEYEVTEDFLQQQSIEKGLMTLIDEDQQQQLLGAMTETFGIKKRTGGGSAANSIVAISQLGGKGFYACKVADDESGEFYMNDLHAAGVTTRLDQVKHEGVTGKCMVMVTPDAERTMNTFLGITTDFSVNELHFDDLKQAEYIYIEGYLVTSDVSRNAVLEARKVAAENNVKTAMTFSDPSMVTYFRDGVKEIIGDGVDILFSNEEEALTFTGKDDLEAAITELTGLCETLVLTKGANGAEIISANGRTQVAAVKTTAIDTNGAGDMFAGAFLYGITHGFSDAAAGELASEAASIIVSRFGARMEAEEQQALIKKYC
- the metG gene encoding methionine--tRNA ligase, giving the protein MTRKILVTSALPYANGPIHIGHMVEYIQTDIWARFQRQRGNSCYYVCADDAHGTPIMLRAQQQGIEPQALIDEMNQEHQADFAGFNIHFDNYHSTHSEENRVLAEGIYLAARDKGHIDTRTIKQAYDPEAEMFLPDRFIKGDCPKCGSSDQYGDNCEVCGATYSTTDLKNAYSVVTGAAPIEKDSEHYFFKLGDFTEFLAKWLDSGSVQKEVVNKMNEWVSDGLTDWDISRDAPYWGFKIPDTDNKYFYVWLDAPVGYLASFKNLCDRTGESFDDYWAKDSTAEVYHFIGKDIAYFHTLFWPAQLEVAGYRLPTGVHCHGFLKVNGEKMSKSRGTFIQARVFLNHLPAEQLRYYFASKLSNTIEDIDLNLEDFMRRANSDLVGKVVNIASRCAGFVHKNFDGKLSAELPDPALYAQFASASEEIAEAYESRQYSRAMRQVMALADLANQYIDENKPWVLIKDPETKDQVQGVCTQGINMFRALLTYLKPILPELTENAEVFLNAGELNWDSVQTPLLDHPLAPFKPLMTRIEQTQIDAMLEENKQVLLAMQEAANKPALSEHLVNDPIKPEITYEDFDKIDLRIAKIENAEAVKGADKLLCLTLDIGGEKRQVFAGIKSAYNPEDLIGKLTVMVANLAPRKMRFGMSEGMVLAAGSGGSDLFVLHPDQGAEPGMRAK
- a CDS encoding DUF4124 domain-containing protein, translated to MKITYTLTFLLLISSLSSQAALYRWEDASGKVHYSDKIPPEMAQSGHVKLNKNGTMKERVASAEARRTQLEAIEEERALMEKMKAQKQEEDLQEMRDTQLLSMFSTEEELINVYNSKLEMTDGSIQILKARHKKLSETLEEIEARHERTVNPNDKNRIGMRIEDILDNLHVYQQAITENLIERSKIEVTFAQDLARFKVISKNRRSRSK
- a CDS encoding DUF4124 domain-containing protein — encoded protein: MTSIKLIALCLLLGSSAAQASMYRWVDEAGKVHFSDKVPPAMAQKGHTSLSNNGLTSEQVSSAEDLRKKHAEELEKREAHAEMTEAQALEEVQRKKDEQLMATYASRDELVSAYNKKLSLIDQSFGILSARDESLTQKVLSLKRQYKSTKDQLTRDNLLMQVTNAQGSLADYRKAATENRAERDVISSEYRENLIRFDKLAKQSR
- the uvrB gene encoding excinuclease ABC subunit UvrB; this translates as MSTQFKLHTSYQPAGDQPTAIASLVEGLNDGLLHQTLLGVTGSGKTFTIANIIEQTQRPTILMAHNKTLAAQLYGEMKEFFPNNSVEYFVSYYDYYQPEAYVPASGVYIEKDASINDHIEQMRLSATKALIERKDVIIVATVSAIYGLGNPESYLKMMLHLDRGEHIDQRSVLRRLAELQYTRNDLELSRGTYRVRGEVIDVHPADSEIEAVRIELFDDEIEQLSYFDPLTGEVLRKVPRLTIYPKTHYVTPRDTLLEAVEKIRDELRERLEVLNTNGRLVEAQRLQERTLYDIEMIMEVGYCSGIENYSRYLSGRPAGAAPPCLFDYLPPHSLVVIDESHATVPQIGAMYKGDRSRKNNLVEYGFRLPSALDNRPLRFDEFERIIPQTIHVSATPGEYEKQHSDNVAEQVVRPTGLIDPTVEIRPVASQVDDVMSEINIRAAKNERVLITTLTKRMAEDLTDYLMEHGIKVRYLHSDIDTVERVEIIRDLRLGEFDALVGINLLREGLDMPEVSLVAILDADKEGFLRSERSLIQTIGRAARNIEGRAILYADRTTRSMQAALDETERRRSKQLIHNKLNNITPKTIVKRIADIMEGAYSQGRSTKRGQQPRKVAEDTTEYKSLTPDKALKLVAQLEKKMFEHAKNLEFEEAANTRDEITKLKEQALM
- a CDS encoding outer membrane beta-barrel protein, with the protein product MKTINKIGLVTVLFSAVAAMPAHAEFIDNASTNGGEFFEDVFFGGAFGQSEADGFCGTAESCNGEDTSWKVYGGYKINSMLDAEVTYHSLGDINRTTSESTETAEMSALSLSGVGKYQINDSVEALGKVGIASWSSDNSDGDDSGFGMSYGFGAKVALNENMKIRAEWENITGVTTSDGRDSDVTTMSLGIEMQTF
- the rpe gene encoding ribulose-phosphate 3-epimerase codes for the protein MARQSDSISPSILSADFARLGEEVDNVLRSGADMVHFDVMDNHYVPNLTIGPLVCEALRKHGVTADIDVHLMVKPVDRIIPDFANAGASYISFHPESSEHIDRSLQLIKDHGCKAGLVFNPATSLDVLEYVMDKVDLILLMSVNPGFGGQSFIPSTLVKLAQARKLIDDSGYDIRLEVDGGVKANNIAEIKAAGADTFVAGSAIFGAANKDDPNHYDSICKAFREQLALAKI
- the trpE gene encoding anthranilate synthase component I produces the protein MKRETFQSYIAQGFNRIPLIREVLADLDTPLSTYLKLADGQYSYLFESVQGGEKWGRYSIIGLPTQKTIHIRDHQVEIRLNDTVSEQFEVADPLDWIETLQAEFKVPEVPELPRFTGGLVGYFGYETIGYIEPKLADLKKADTIDTPDILLMVSEEVVVFDNLGGKLYLVVHADADGYDTAQARLQALHEKLREPLSYPLDHIPDEVATKESDFISSFPEEDFKQAVSDAREYICEGDVMQVVISQRLTIPFTASPLDLYRTLRSLNPSPYMYFLQLGDFQIVGSSPEILVRLEDEEVTVRPIAGTRRRGADEAHDKRLEEELLSDPKELAEHLMLIDLGRNDAGRVSQIGTVELTENMCVERYSHVMHIVSNVCGKLNPEMSAMDVLRATFPAGTVSGAPKVRAMQIINELEPIKRGIYSGAVGYLSWNGNMDTAIAIRTAVIKDKQLHIQAGAGIVYDSVPQSEWDETMNKARAIISAVAELNKGLDKGVH